A DNA window from Limanda limanda chromosome 6, fLimLim1.1, whole genome shotgun sequence contains the following coding sequences:
- the tcnba gene encoding transcobalamin beta a, which produces MMVKPALHSAALLFLLLLCPGTLTADNDVATIEVQVKNSLLSTPPLIYSTSVAFRGILLGAMNRLMNSNADFKFTYTQDPNYGPYLESVNGLAGSQKDHTYWELLVQLPNKTIIRPDVGIGCYIPGKNEKIILNFTKW; this is translated from the exons ATGATGGTGAAGCCTGCCCTCCACTCTGCAGCACTGCTGTTTCTGCTGTTGCTGTGTCCTGGGACTCTGACTGCAG ATAATGATGTTGCTACCATTGAGGTGCAGGTGAAAAACAGTCTACTAAGCACCCCACCGCTGATCTACTCCACTTCTGTGGCATTCAGAGGGATTCTACTGGGTGCAATGAATCGACTCATGAACTCCAACGCAGACTTTAA GTTTACCTACACACAGGATCCAAACTATGGCCCATACCTGGAGAGTGTGAATGGTTTGGCTGGAAGTCAAAAAGACCACACATACTGGGAGTTATTGGTCCAATTACCAAATAAGACAATCATAAGACCAGATGTTG GCATTGGGTGTTACATTCCCGGAAAAAACGAGAAAATCATTCTGAACTTTACAAAGTGGTGA